AGTACTGGCTGTGCAGTCCCGAGTTCAGGATGAAGTGCCCTTCCTGCAGGACCTTCAGGTCCTTAAGCAGTTTTTCCAAATCCATGTTCGATCTCCTCGAGGATCTTCTTGGCGGCGGCCAGCGGGTCCTTCGCTTTCACGATCGGCCGGCCGACCACGATATAGTCGGCGCCCGCCTTGATCGCTTCGGCCGCGGTCATGGTCCGCGCCTGGTCGTCTCCCTGATCCTCGCTCTGGCCCGGCGCCCGTATGCCCGGCGTGACGATTAAAAAATCCTTGCCGCATGTCCTGCGGATCTTAGCGGTTTCCTGAGGTGACGCGACCACGCCGTCGAGCCCGGCGCTTTGCGCCAGCTGCGCCAGAAAAAGTACGTGTTCATCGAGGGTCCGGCTGATATCGCCGAACATATCCTTGAATAAGGCCTCGTCAAAACTCGTCAGCACAGTGATCCCGAGCAATTTTGGTCTTTCGACCTTTTTCACATCAACGGTCAGCAGGGCGGCCTGCACAACGGCCTCCAGCATTTGAAAACCGCCCTGGATATGGAGCGTGAGCATGTCGACCCCCATCGCCATGGCGCCCTCGCACGACCGGGCGACCGTATTGGGGATATCATGGTACTTGAGATCGAGCATCACCTTGCGACCTTTAGATTTTATGAACTTGACGATCTCGGGCCCGAAATATGTAAAGGGAACCGCGCCGATCTTATACCAGTTCACCCTGTCACCCAGACCGTCCACGATGGTCTGTATTTTTTTTAAGTCGTTCATGTCCAGCGCGACGATCAAACGGTCATTCATATATCATGGCTCCTTCCCCATGCCGCCACCCAATATTTTTTTCAATTCTTTGATTATTCCCAGCGGTGCATACGGATCGCGCAGGCATGCTGAACCGACCGCGACCGCGGAAGCGCCGGCGAGCAGGAATTCATAGGCATCGCCGCCCGACATTATCCCACCCATGCCGATCACCGGGACTTTCAGCTGGCTCACACGGTGCACGCAGTACAGCGCGTACGGCTTTACCGCCGGCCCGGACAGACCGCCGGTTATCACCGCTTTTTTCGTCACCGCCGAATACGCCGTCCCGTAAAGAGTGTTGATCAGCGAAATCCCGTCGGCACCGGCATTGACGCACGCCCTGGCGATCAACAGGGGATCGCAGAAATTCGGCGTCAGCTTCACGATGACCGGCAGGTCAGTGACCCGGCGCACGTTTCGCGTTATGCGCCCAACGATACGCTGGTCCTGGCCGAACGCGGCACCGCCTTCCTTGACATTCGGACACGACACATTGAGCTCGAAACCGTCAACCCGATCGCCTATCTCCTGGACGATCCGGGAGAAATCTTCGACCGTGAACCCCGCCACGTTCACAAAAACGCGCGTTTTGCTCCTTAGTTTCTTTAATGCCGGCAATATCTCCCGGACAAAATCCTTCACGCCGGGATTCTCCAGCCCCACCCAGTTGATAAGCCCCGATGAGGTCTCGTATATCCGTGGTGGCGGATTGCCCGGCCGCGGCATGAGCGTCACGCCTTTGGTAAAAAAAGCGCCCACCGCGCCGCTGACGTTTTGGTACTTCAGCCCGAATCCGAAAACGCCGGACGCGAGGAAGACGGGATTCTTGAATTTAAGCCCGAACAGTTTAAGTGTTTTTACCATTTTGGTTATCCGGATACCAGATCATCAGGAAGTGAATATCAGGATACCAGGGTATCAGCGAATTCTGGCACCCTGATATTCTGTTCTCCCGGTATCCATCCCCCTGATTACCTGATATTCTGTTACCCATTGTTAAACTCAATCTTCGAAAGTTCGAAGACCGGTCCATCCTCGCAGATCCTTTTATACTCACCCCGGTATTTTATCGCGCAGCCAAGGCACAGTCCGCAGCCGCATCCCAAAAAATCTTCGCAGAACGCGTACACGGGTAAGGACAGACCTAAGGTCTGCAGTTCTCTGAGCATGGCCCGCGGTC
This genomic interval from bacterium contains the following:
- the pyrF gene encoding orotidine-5'-phosphate decarboxylase translates to MNDRLIVALDMNDLKKIQTIVDGLGDRVNWYKIGAVPFTYFGPEIVKFIKSKGRKVMLDLKYHDIPNTVARSCEGAMAMGVDMLTLHIQGGFQMLEAVVQAALLTVDVKKVERPKLLGITVLTSFDEALFKDMFGDISRTLDEHVLFLAQLAQSAGLDGVVASPQETAKIRRTCGKDFLIVTPGIRAPGQSEDQGDDQARTMTAAEAIKAGADYIVVGRPIVKAKDPLAAAKKILEEIEHGFGKTA
- a CDS encoding dihydroorotate dehydrogenase, whose protein sequence is MVKTLKLFGLKFKNPVFLASGVFGFGLKYQNVSGAVGAFFTKGVTLMPRPGNPPPRIYETSSGLINWVGLENPGVKDFVREILPALKKLRSKTRVFVNVAGFTVEDFSRIVQEIGDRVDGFELNVSCPNVKEGGAAFGQDQRIVGRITRNVRRVTDLPVIVKLTPNFCDPLLIARACVNAGADGISLINTLYGTAYSAVTKKAVITGGLSGPAVKPYALYCVHRVSQLKVPVIGMGGIMSGGDAYEFLLAGASAVAVGSACLRDPYAPLGIIKELKKILGGGMGKEP